ACggaattagggatgcaccgaatgttcggcaaccgaacatgttcggccgaaaatagcaaaaaaggcTGACTTGTGATACGAtaaagcagcaaccagcgcagagagagcgagagacgcgcgtgcgctttattaatgcaaacaacgcaaacattttggaagtgtgtgtggagcattttaaagtgtcagagaaagacacagcatggGACTTTGAAGTAAattttacttcagacggaagcgggctgtctgacagtagccccgccgctcgcgagaTCCTGTGACATCACACAGTCGTCGCGTGCACTCAgtcccctgtactaaacaacttgtcaaagtatgttctgtgcacgagtgcaccttcttagagaacagtcatcttttgtgggcggagtttggaggagagacgtgaactgatatggttgtcagtcagcatcagtcagaatgtagcctataataatccaacagttttcgtttattcgtatttttagtttataggcctaatgttgaatgacactttttaatgaactgttttgttgtaggggtacagagtaacttacattacattcttttagcagtcagttacaggcctaatataggctattcaatttcaattttttgttttaattgactttgttttgctcaatattattttaagttgtattgtattttattgaaaagcaagacaaattataaaaagcacattttgatcattcagtttatgcaatagtgaaaaaaatggctaaataaatagaagaaatgcaaaaagccatgttcggtgttcggccaagtgtttcatttttattcggcttcggccaagaattttcatttcggtgcatccctacacaGAATTATAAGGAGTGTAGAATATTTGGGTTTAACCTGAATGAATGTTTAAACATGGCTTGTTCTCATGTCATTTACAAAGTGCCCTCGGGTAACTGTCCCAAAATCAACTTAGAAAATTACATGGAAATTAAACATGATCCCAAAGCTGATACAAAAGAGCAACCGTTTTACAGCATTTAATTTGATCCTACCGTTGCTCTTTTTACCAGGAAAACCCTACAGCTAAGATCCCCAAACAGCAATGAAATTGCTATAATTATTGCACATGCAGGGGATTTCCCCATCAGAAGAGCCACAGCTTGCTTGGGTGTCATGTTAGCTGAGATGGAAGATATGTATATCGATGAAGATATATGCTTGTTAAGaacattaacattattaatATAGTATACAACAACAGCAATTAAAGAGATTGCTATCAACATTGTGCAACATTTAGCAACAATTCAGTCAAACACACGGAAACTAACTTAACAGTACAAGTTTTCTGAATTGTAAAGCTCAGGATACAATACAATCATGTCTTTAAAGGGCCCCAGATTTAAACCAATGTAAAAACTATatatgttttaatttgagaTGAATTCTAAAGCCTTCATTACAAATTTAGGAGAACTTAAGTTATTAATAACCAGATTAAAGTGCTAATTTAACCTCAGGTCTTTGAATTCACAGTGATAATGTTGAagactaaatatttttttccctgTGGTTTATGTTTATCGTGAATATATTGTGTATGTAGTTAAGCATGCATTCTggttattttgtttcatttaggtTTTCTAAACTAAGGAGATGTGCGATTCTTATCGAAGACTTTACAGAGGTAATAAACACTGACtcgaaacaaacaaacaaaaagataaTTATTTTCTATTTCACAAACACAACCCACATGCTTCATTTCCACATTAAGGTTTTAAATCAGGAGCAGTCGGTGTACGTAGTAACCATGTTGCCCCTTCGTTCTGTGACGGTCCTACAATGCTGTTTTCCAGAACTGTGAAACTTGCTCTGAGTCCTTGTTTGGTGTCCATCAAACGAAAACATTCTTTCCATGTCCTCAAACATATCATCAAACATACCGCCACCAAAAGAGCTTTGAAAGTGTCTTCTGTGCGTCTCCTCCTGAGCCTGAAAGTGGCTCTCGAAATGTCTTTTATTGTGGGAGTGAGGATTGTGTCCAAAGCCATTGAACAAATCGTCAAAATTAAAGCTGAACGGTTGACGGAAGTGGTCGCCGCCTCCTCTCGTGCCTTTCCCGGAGAATGGACTGTTCCTCATCTGATCATACTCCTGCCTTCGCTTGTCATCTGATAATGTTTCGTATGctgcaaataaacaacaaaatcagATGTTTGAACGACTTCTGACCATTcgaatggaatgtggcacatcACATGACCGACACATAAAAGTTTAGAAAGGTGTGTCGTGAATGCGTCACTGACAGGGAACTCACCCTCTGCAATCTCTCTGAACTTTGCCTCAGCGTCtgggcttttgtttttgtcGGGGTGATACCTCATGGCTAATTTGTGGAAGGCTTTTTTGATCTGACGATCAGATGCGTCTTTGGGTACGCCCAGTATCTCATAGTAGTCTTTGTCTGCCAGAATCAGCTCTGTGATGAGCAGAACGCACACAGCTGTTAACACCGAATGAGCTGTCGCCATATCTGCTGCCAGACCTGTAAACAGGAAGGAAATGGTGTTCACAGTTaatttgtgatgtttgtgtcAGGAGGCCTGCCACAAAAGGCTGTCATAAAACATACTCACAGTCACAGagaaaaagtttaaaaactagctgttttcttaaaaaaaactaggGATTAGGGATTTAAATGATGTATTACATATATTTGTCTCAGGTGTTATTCAACTGgaataataaaaatagacaCATGAATGACATGACAGGCTAAGAGTACAGAACTCCAAAatagtctttctctctctctgtctgtctatctcagACTCCACTGAGTCTCGTTTCGCTTtagcaaaaaaagttaaatattacatttccgATTTTGCTTGCCCATGTGGTTAACTCTAATGTCTACATAATAATATCTGTCATTGAAGTCAAaactataaatatttaaaaaagtttatcGTTTCATACGTTACGCACGACATGACAGACGTATTGTATAACAAATCTAAGCAATTCTGTTACAAAACGAACTGCTCTAAGAAATTGATTGGCATTTTAATCGTAATAAAAAATCGATCTTGTTACAACTAAAACATTATATGTTTAAGaaggtaaaaacttttttttttacttactcTAGCCTAGCAAGCAATGGTCTTTCTCCCAAAGTTACAGACGAACAGAAGGTCGCTCTCAGCGAGCTTTCTGACAGCGCAAAAGTCAATGTACCACGACTCGCAACGCGATTGGTCGAATTCGGCGAGAAATGACTTGAAGCGGTTTGATTGGTCCAGATCGGCGAGCACATGGCACGCTACTCCCCGCGTCACTTCCCGATGGTGTAGGCGGAAGTTGTGTGAGAATTGACTGCGCGCGTGCGATGATACTGCGCTTTAAAACAGTGTAAAAACAGAGGATGCTGCTTTCAGAAGACGAAAGAATTAGACTTTATTTGTGTCTGAACCTGCGTAATGATCCTGAAATATGATATTTAAGCGTTTGGACCATGAATAAGACCATGAACAGTTTAAGAAATAAGACACTTCCAGCACAAGCACGCgttttattaatgcatttgtcTGTTACTTAAATTCTacactatatgtgaccctggacgataAAACCAGTATTAAGGGTCAATTTATTgagatttagatttttacagCATCCGAAAGTTGAATAAACAAGcttttctattgatgtatgggttgttaggGTAGGACCATATCTGGcggagatacaaccgtttaaaactctggaatctgagggtgccaaaaagtcaaaatattgagaaaattctatttgaagttgttaatcaaaggcactgtagcaggccaaccactcacaaaaataaaattttgatatatttacgataggaaatttacaaaatatcttcaatatCATCCTTACTTAATAtcataatgatttttggcataaaataaaaattgatacttttgacccatacaatgtatttttggcttttattaaaaatgttcctgtgctacttaagactggttttgcaatccagggtcacatatagccAAAAGTatgtggacacacacacacacatacatttactcattctcatgtTACTCCAAACCCGCATGGATTTCTTTTTTCAGtagaacacaacacaaaaacagaaatgcTTGCTACCAATTTTACAGCAACAGTCTGGCCAGGGCCCTTCCATCTGACAATATCCCTGTGCACAAAACGAGTTTTGTAAAGAAATTGTTGACTGTCTAGTGTAGAAAAACTTGACAGGCTGCACAAAGCCCACCTTTTGGTGTCAATTTAACTGTAGACTACAAGCCAGACCGCCACTCAATATCAGTGACTTTTACACGGGTGTACCGTACTTTTGGAACATAGAAAGGTCCATTACAAATTAGTTTGTTTTGATTGGAATTACTGAAAtagttaaacatgtttatcaAAAGGTGTTGTCCATATACAGTACCTTTGactatgtactgtactgtatgtatggaTCGAAAACATGAAACATCAGTTCTAAACTTAGGTGATATGTTTATGACATAAAtagatattatactgtatattaaaacatCTAGCACTGTTTCTAGATTACCAAGCAAATGTGTGACATTGACCATGTTAACTCCTTTGCACAGAAATGATCTTTGGAACATAACATGGATGTAGCACAAATTATGGAATCCGTGGCAGTCTGAGAGCCATTGAGGAATACCATACAAGTATACTAAGAAATTCTGatattttgtatacattttagttTAATGTATCAATCCAATTGCCATGCTTATCATTTCTAATTAAATATTtgcataacatttaaaaagtctAAAACAGAAGCATTTTATTTTAGTGGACTTGCAGACTTCACTATATAGCCTATACGTTTGATTTACCTTGTGTGGGTGCACTGTTTGGACTCCATGCTGACCACAGCTGGACAACAAAAAACGGGCTCCAGCACAGGGTGTACACCGGGATGATaacaaatgtcattttgacAGTCTTCAACATAGCGTTGGATATCCATTTAATGCTGGAGCACCCATCACATGTGCTGCCCTGCAAAGTTTTCCtcttcatgttaaaataaatcccCGCGCATATCTTTATATGACAATACATCAAGATCATGGCTGGGAGGACAAACACCGACAAAGTAATATGTTCTGCCTCCCCAGGGTTCAATAAACGTTGCCCAACAGTCGTAAACGCTCTTCTCAACTTCTTGGAGAGAAAAGATGAACATCTGTTGCGCGCTAAACGCCAAAAGAGATGAGCCACGCCACGCTTAGCAACATATCTACGGAACGACCCTCTTAAAAACGATACCATGGGTTTGCACACTGCGTGATAGCGATCTATGGTCATAACCACTATCATGTATGTGGATGCGAACATTCCGACCACTGAAGATACTTCACTGATCTGCACACAAAATCAGAGCCTCTGAATCGGTGCGTAATTTCCATGGATAGCTGCGGTAGGACTTGGAAAAAAGCGACCACCAGGTCAGCCAGGCACCGGTGCAGAAGAAACAACTGGGTTCGAGTGCGTCTCTTCCGAGACTTCTCATTTAGTGTATCGACTCATGTTCGGTCTTACACCACCCTGCGGATCACAGGACCCCTAGACTTTAAAGTCAGCCCACTCTATCAGCAGCAAAAAATCACAATCTGCCAGACACAAACGCCTGCAAATATCATTTTAAGATAAGGAAAAAGctatgtttgt
The nucleotide sequence above comes from Triplophysa rosa linkage group LG24, Trosa_1v2, whole genome shotgun sequence. Encoded proteins:
- the dnajb9b gene encoding dnaJ homolog subfamily B member 9 yields the protein MATAHSVLTAVCVLLITELILADKDYYEILGVPKDASDRQIKKAFHKLAMRYHPDKNKSPDAEAKFREIAEAYETLSDDKRRQEYDQMRNSPFSGKGTRGGGDHFRQPFSFNFDDLFNGFGHNPHSHNKRHFESHFQAQEETHRRHFQSSFGGGMFDDMFEDMERMFSFDGHQTRTQSKFHSSGKQHCRTVTERRGNMVTTYTDCS
- the avpr2l gene encoding LOW QUALITY PROTEIN: arginine vasopressin receptor 2, like (The sequence of the model RefSeq protein was modified relative to this genomic sequence to represent the inferred CDS: inserted 5 bases in 3 codons; deleted 1 base in 1 codon); the protein is MQSWSRKRRTRTQLFLLHRCLADLVVAFFQVLPQLSMEITHRFRGSDFVCRSVKYLQXVGMFASTYMIVVMTIDRYHAVCKPMVSFLRGSFRRYVXLSVAWLISLAFSAQQMFIFSLQEVEKSVYDCWATFIEPWGGRTYXTLSVFVLPAMILMYCHIKICAGIYFNMKRKTLQGSTCDGCSSIKWISNAMLKTVKMTFVIIPVYTLCWSPFFVVQLWSAWSPNSAPTQGKSNV